The Ficedula albicollis isolate OC2 chromosome 5, FicAlb1.5, whole genome shotgun sequence genome includes the window GCAATGTCCCCAGTGGACCCACAGCCACAAGCGCCCCAGACCTTAAAAATCAGGCACCAAAAGCCTCCATAGCTGTTACAAAGTGCTCAGGAACTGCAGATTTTCCATTGGAGATCAGAAGTTCTCCCCGGACAGGACATTCCTGCCTCAAGGAATCGGCACAAACCttcaatttctgtaaaaaaaagctttgaggAGCCCAGAGATGGTTAAACTCACTTTATCAAACAGTGTTTGGCCAGCTCAGAAGCTTTTGTACAAGAAATTATGGTCGCATGAATACAGACCTGGAAGCACAGGACAGGCATGGAAATACAGGCACTCCATGGGTACAGATACCAGTAGCCAGACCTGGTTCTACAGAGCAACCTCAAAAGCACAGACACTCCACAGACACAGATCTGCACATACACAGCAGCCCCAGAATACAGACACCAGtgcatttaaatacaaaacCCACATCTTTTCAAGAATATTTGCTGGCAAACTGCATTGgctacagacacacagacaggatCATAACCCCTCACACAAAGTACAGTCTCTAGAGGGGTTTtacagggctgggctgggtgcagaAGGAATGACTAAACCACCATAGGCTCCTGGAATgggaaggctgagctggaatttTTGGTTCAACGAGATTGGGTTGACCAGAGTCCGGTTAAAAGTGGCTCACTGAACAGGAAGTGCTAAACAGGCCGAGAGACAACGAGCTGGTGCTGAGCCACAACCAAGGGTGAACAAGAGGGATTAAGTTTAAAAACATCCTCTCAATTCCATCTGGCCTCAGAGATGAAATTTCACTGAGAAACAGAAAGTCTGCCAGAACCCTTGCAGCGTTTCTCCTATTGAGACCTAGAGCTGGCTCACACACTTGCAGGTCCTGGGGGACATGGTCACACCTTGGTCACATCTCTCCACAGCTGGTGGAATGTCACCGAGACCCTCATCGtgttccctccccagctgtgccaatGTCAGCCGTGCCCAGCTGATGGACACCACCACACAGGTGGGAAACAGAGCGATGAATCCCTTTGGGATTGCAGGAGATGAAGagcacacctgggaacaccttCCTGAGAAGAGCAGTGAAGCAGGCTGGACTGTGCCCTGGTGCAGTGGTCCCTGGCTGTCACTGGCCTTGAGGGCAGCACAAATGTACACATGATGGCAGGTCCTGTCAGGCCTGCATGACAGAGAGGGGGAATCCCACAGCTTCACCTGGCTGGTCTGAGTCCATGCCAGCTCCAAGCTAAGGATAAGAGAGACGcacttcccagggcagcacctcGTGGCTTGGCCTGACAGAAACCAGCCCCGCAAACCGAGGCGCAGGAacccaggaaaagctgccatTTATTCAACGCTAGAACCTAAATACTTAGAGTGAAGAGTGACTCCTTCCTCACCTGAAGACAGGAAGGCACACCTGctgcacacctgtgctcacctcaGGGCTTCTTGAGGCcgcagggcagccccagggctggcttGGCTGCCACAGTGGGTGGCGAGTGCCACCTTAAATTGTCcagggagatttttttcaaCAGCAGGAAGAACATTCTGGCTCAGACTAAGATGAGTGCACAGGAATTGTTCAAGGAAAAGGAATTGCAGATAATTAAGACAGTAAAGATAAATACAGTAAATACagcaaatatattaaaaaagccTTACAAAAACATTATCCCCTCTGTGTGATTGAAAAACCTGCTGATCGCTACAGCAATTTCCAAGCTTCCTTGTACAAGGGAATATCCTAAGTGAATAGGAAATGAGGCAGACTAGGAAATGGCTCTGATTGCAGATTAGTAACTGTGATTTCTGCAAGGCAGAAGGCACAGTCACCAAGGTATGGGAAAGGAGACACACCCAGTAAATGCTGGACTTCATTAAACAACTTTATTTATGTACAAAAGAAGAACCAAAAGTTAAAACTGTAAGTGCAGGGTAAGCGGAACAGAGTCCCTGGAAGCCCCTTTCAGTGCCTTGGCTCAGCTCAGGAaggtgcaggaggggctgcaggaggggcgGGGCGGGGAGTGCCACACGGCCGAGCTGGTGCGCTTGAAGTAGCGGGGTTTGCTCTTGTAGAAGatgtgctccagcctggggctggggatggccCCGAACAGCGCGTCCACGTCAGGGGGGTTGTAGTACTGCCGGatcacagcctggctgagctgatTCCCTGCGGGAATAGACAAGGGTTATGTTAATTTTGTTAATTGGGATTGCTGTGTAAGCTGTTGTAAGGCGGCCTGTCCCCACTCTGCTCATCTCTCATCACTCCAAGGCAGCTTAGCAGTGTATTTGTCCCTCAACACATTGTGACAAGATCCCCAAGTGGTGGAGGAGACCATGATTCCACATTCCACAGAGAATCAcggaacggtttgggttggaagggattttaaaactCATACAAGTTCCAACaacctgccatgggcaggttgttccactagaccaggttgctccaagctcctgcccagtgctggaCACAAAATTCCATGCTGGAGTACTTTACTCTCCTCCAGGCAGGAGGAACTAGGAAAACCCCACAGCAGGTCCCACAGTCTGCCGGGGGTCCTGGACACACACACGCCCCCACACACCTACCGGTGGCCCtggaacggtttgggttggaagggattcCACATTCCACAGAGAATCatggaacggtttgggttggaagggattttaaaactCATACAAGTTCCAACaacctgccatgggcaggttgttccactagaccaggttgctccaagctcctgcccagtgctggaCACAAAATTCCATGCTGGAGTACTTTACTCTCCTCCAGGCAGGAGGAACTAGGCAAAACCCCACAGCAGGTCCCACAGTCTGCCGGGGGTCCTGGACACACACACGCCCCCACACACCTACCGGTGGCCCAGGCAGGGACGGGCTTGCGCGGCTGGCTCTCGTCATCTGTCGAGTCGTCGCTGTTCAGGTCCATGCCGTAGTCGTTCGAGCTTGTCACAGGCACCTTCaattccttcctgctctgcgGAGTCATCTCATATGAGTTGCAGGCAGGGGAATTCTGGAAGGGAAACACATTCCACAGGTGTTGgatgcagcagcaccatcaggCTCCAAGCTACAGCAGGACCAGCTCGtccccacctcctgctctgtcACCTCATAGCAATCCCTGAATCTGGCAGTTCTCAAGTTTGGAGCCAAGAGCTTGACCCAAGTTCCAAAGCTGTGACCTAATGATGGCTATGTGCATGGCCTTCTCTTGTCTAATTAGGCTGATTAATTTCCCATCTGTGGCACAAGCACACAGCAGTAGATTAATCTAACAGGTCTAAATAGTAGAGCTCCATTCCAGTCAAACCAAGGTTAACTGGAGGTTTTATGTCGCTGGAGCAAAGTCATGCTTTAAACACTCTGCAACCCAACTTCTGGGCTTGATTAATGATATAAAACTGCTAATTGCAATACAGAGAACCTGCCCACCAGCTTAGCCAAATTGAGCTCACACTAATGGGAGCAGCATGGGCAGGAAGTATAAGAGCAGAAGAAAACGTACAACTGCAAATTTCAGGTTTTACTAGAAATGTTcagtagaaattaaattttcaatcAGGAAATGAGTTTCTGGAGAGCTGGACACAGTTGTCCTTCCCCACCAGAGACTCCCTTTCATGGCTTTGTGTCCAGTGACATTAACTCCTACCCACTGGTTCTTAACATTCTGAGCATTGCAAGGAGACAAGAGCCACATGTTTGTTGTCACCGTTCAGGACATAAAGGCACACACACAGGATTCTCCCGTGCCAAACCACCACCATTCaacaggctctgctgccacctTCTGGCTGTTCCCAAATTTgatctgaaataaaactttctgcCCCTGAGGTCTTTCTGGTATTTAAGAGGCACTTAAGACAGCTCCAATAATTGCTGTCTTACCCACAGCCAGGAACCCTGCCCAatccctcctgcatcccctcTCTCtatcactgaaatatttgtggAGTCAAGTCCAGATAACTCTGTTCAGGATTTATGGAATTCCTGTAATGtgttacagaattacagaacacGTTATTGGAAAGGCAGATGAAGCAGAGGATGGAACTGCCCGAGGTTACAGAACACGTTATTGGAAAGGCAGATGAAGCAGAGGATGGAACTGCCCGAGGCAAGAGCCGCGTTATTGGAAAGGCAGATAAAGCAGAGGATGGAACTGCCCGAGGCAAGAGCgggtcagtgctggggctgAACTGTGCTGTCACCCCTAAGGACCTGTCCCCAGTTACCTCCTTGTTCTCCAGGAGTGGTGCCCGTGCATTCTCTTTGGCCTTTTGCTCCTCTGAcagtttcttctgctcttcttcctgcctcttcttctcctccagcatctgctgctcctgctgccaagGGAATATCCTTAGGGACTACACTGCCAACCCAGCCATCCATCTTTGTGGGTGGCAAAAGGACATCATTAGAGCTGTTTcttgtgctgctgaggagcGCTTGGGACATGGTGCAGCTTCCTCAGAGAGGAACAAACCCACTGACCCCCATGCCAGAGGATCAGCTGCCTTTCCCTGACAAACCCAGGGCCTCCTGCCTTGGAAAACTTGGGGCTGACTTTATATTGGGGCTATAAAAGCCAGAAACCAGCTGACCATCTGCAGAAGTCTGTGCTACTGATCTTGGTCTCCTTCTAGACTAGTAAACAGTATATTTAGAGGCCGAGTCTCCCCATCATACTGTAACCACGCCACACAGGTGTGACTTCCTGCTGAGAAGTGCAGCAGTAGCTCTTCAGAGCTTCCACAGcatcccagctgagctgctccaacAGCAATAGCTGTTGAGGCCAGACTGTGTGGCTCTACCCTTTCCCAAAATCAACCACTtacctccttcttctccatctCCCTGCGAAGCTGCTCCTTAGCAGCCGCCGCTTCCTTCTGCAGGCGGGCagccttctcctgctgctcccggagcctgggaagcacagcacaggcccTCACTCCCAGAACCACACCAGGGCCCtcctctgctcacagctcttCAGGCACTCCCCACCACACTCCCGACATCCCTGAGCCCAGAGTTCCTCCTtggcagctcagcaccagcaacagtccagagctgtgctgccaggtcactgcagctccctgctgcttgtcttccactcctgctctgctctggctctgtttCAATCCCAGTACAGAATTTGGTACATAACTGGGGATTTTGCCTTACTTTTCCGCCTGGATCCgctcctgctccctcttcctctccagctctctctctGCAGCCAACTGTCTCTCCCGCTCCTGTtctgcctgcctctgctcagccaTCTTACGGGCacgctcctgctcctcttccttcttcttttgcATCAGCTCCTTGCGCCGCcgttcctcctcctcctgtaagcccaggcaggaattacTCACCTGACAGGAGCAGGCTCCACGAGACAGCACCAGGAACCCCTCTTGACCCAAATCCCCATCGCTACACAGCAGGGAAACACCTCGGGGGTGAATTCCCAGTGCCCAAGGCAGGTGGATCCCctgtccagctctgcctgtgggaCAGACCAGgcccacacacacacctgctgcagagctctctgtcTCCTGGCCTCCTCCTCTTGTCTGCGCCGGGCCTCAGCTTCCTCCATCTTCCTGGCAGCCACTCTCTTCTTGATCTTCTCCTCTGCCAGCCTTTCTTCTCGCACCTGGAGCACACAGATCCAGTCCCAGGtaggacagcacagcaggacccCTTAAAGGGCAAaccctccctccttttcccccagcaACCAAGGGAGCCTGTGCCgtttactgtttttaaaaggtcGTATTTAGGGCAATGACCTTGTTTTACATCCTCCCAGGAAGAGCTGACCCTATCCTGGGGTTTACACATCCACTTCCACAAAGCCATTGGAATACAACCTCAGAGCCATGCAATCAGACAGGCAGCTGGGGATAATTAAAGCAAATGACCACTAGGCCCCTGCACAAATTGCCTGGAAGTGTGGGATCTGAGGAAGGTTCTGGAGAAAGGATGTTTGCTTTCCCCCGTCCAGCTATTACtcagctgggagaagcagcagataAAACCTTGGGGCCATTAGGCCACCTTTATCTACTGCAAGTCCTTCTCTCATCTACCAGAGCATTATTAAAGCCCATTTAGATTCATGATTATGGAAAAACAGAGATTCAGCTGCCATTTGCTGCAGCCAAAGGCTGTCCATCAGGACCACCAAGGCTCTGGAAAGTTCTTTATTCAACTACTCTTTGCTTCAGCCTCTAGAATCCAAGCAGCCTCCGTGCCCTTCTTTCCAAGGGAGAACATTTATGCGGTGCCAACTGCCTCAGTGGCTACTGATTGCCCCAAATAATCTCTGCAGGGGCTGTACCTTCTCGGTCTTCTCATCAAACAGGGCAATCTTCTGCTcaatcctcctcttcctctccttctcaATCTCCTCCGCACGCTCCCGGGCTTGCAGCACCTTGCGCAGGCGCTCCTCGCGCTTCCTgaggacacagcccagctcaccaTCGTGTTCCAGCCAGCTGAGCTCCCCCCAACTCAGCACGAGGCAAAAAAGACACAGCAGGAAATTCAATGGCCCAAGTTCCTCATTCATTTAAGCACCAGCCATGTTTAAGCTCCACCAGAAAGTAGGGACTCAAGacaaaaagctgcagcagcgGACAGCGAGGACAATCAATGCTTTGTTATCAGATTTTCAGAGATACTCCAAGGACAAACACTGCCTGTGCCCACAGgaatttctgttgctttcacagctcctgccagatAAAACACCGGTACACAGGAACCTACAGGTGCCAAGAGCACCGTGACCACATCTACTCACAGCTTTGCCTCTCCAAGTCGCCgtttcttctcctcttccagctTTTGCCTTCTCAGCTGCTCAGCTTCTTGCTTCTTCCGAAGAGTCTCCAGCTTCTGCCTCTCTTTTTCCTGAGAGGAATTGAAATGTCATTGTACTCAGTGGCCAGCACTCTTTCCCAACTCAGCTGCTATGGGCAAGGGCCCAGAGgtgagagcacagagctgcaggcaggaatggATGCATCCCATACGGGATGGTGaaagccctggagcagagctcaggcagcCTGTGACCCGGTCACGAACGGACAAATGCAAGGAAAACACTGGCGTGAATCTCAGGGAGCAAGAGAAGATGGAGAGTTGAAACAGAAGCATCATCTCTGGAAGCCCAGGCAGCATCCTCAGGGATTGCAGGCAGGCAGCCCTGTGCTTTCTTTTGGTGCAGAGGAGCCACCAAGCAGCGCTAATGCCTGGCACGGCTCCCGCTCCCTGCGGCGAGCGCGGGGACAGATGGTGCTCAGGAAACACCTTGAGCTCCCACTGGCGCCTGGCCTCCTGCGAGGCTCGCTCTGGTGGTGAACCACGAGcactcccagagctcccagcctgctctggcaCGCAGCCAGCTCCGTGTGCCAGCCAGAAACAGGGGctttctcctcattttcctgACCCAGCCTAGGCATGCTGTCAGCCAGGAGAGCAACATCCAGCCACCACTACAGCCACAACAAATGGATTAACATCAACCCACTCCATGCCAAAGCAGAACTGGTCTCAGCACAAACCCACAGGTCAGCATGGGCATTATCCAAGGGAATCCCTTTcactgggctctgtgctgtaaATGCTTGGTGCTGTCAGCATCCAAACTGGTTAATATAAAACTAACAAATATATCTTATTGCTCTGCTGCTATTTAGTTATGTTTAGCTCCCACATGGAAAAACTCCCGAGGgggagctgcctgcactggAATGAAACCTAAAACATTCCACgaactgacagcagcagaggaagcacTCCCTAGCCACAAGACTCTTTTCTCATCCTATTAACTCCTTTGTAGTACTGACACTAACATCATCAGGAGTCAAGCAAGATTGAAGCTGGAATCCTTTACTGCTTCCCAATGGCCTTCCTTGACCTtctggagcacagccagcctctgagcacagctctAGGAAGCTCTGCCATTAGGCTGCTAGATGTAGGAATACCAATTTCTGCATCCTGCCCTTCCCTTTGTCCATCTCATCTCTCCTGCAAGGGAAAACCAGCACCAGAGCTGCCTACTTCGCAGGTGAGTTGCTGGGTATCAGGAGTATCAGCAATTCCTTCTTGGCACATGGCCTCCAGTGTGGCTCTGAGTGAATCCAGGAAGCTACACCCTTGTCTAGAACCAGCTTTCAAATCCCTCCCTCCCAAACTGGCTTGGAAAACCAGGGGCTTGGAAAGCTGCCTGGGGTAGGTGCAGAAGCATCTGCCTGCAGCCGGCCAAGGTGTGCTGCTGGTCCCAACAGGATCCTGCAGAAgcacctgcctgcagccagccaaGGTGTGCTGCTGGTCCCAACAGGATCCCTCAGTGATACTGATGCCCACTCGATCTGGACACCAGCAGCTGTCTGACTGGCCCCACATCCAGGACAGCCTCATGCTTCTTCCTGCTTCAAGGGTTTGGAAAACCTCCAAAGTTTGCATTTAAGAGGCATTTGCTCAATCTCACCCATGAGAGAAGTCCTAGAAAGGAGACCTGGGGTCTACAGGCTTCAGTTATCAAGACAACTCAATATTCACAACCCACTCAGTTTCTGTTTCCCAGTTTCCATCTCTGACTGTTACTTGCCAATAGCACAGGGGAATGATGCAGGAATAAAGCTTGGAGTTCAAGCTGGAATTCTTCAGGAAGCTGACTACCcccattttatttatttaagtgtAAACAGACTGCTTCAAATCACTTAGTTTCAAATGGGTTGCAAAGCTCCTCTCATGACTGTGCTTTAAGTTAGGCATTTATGAAGCCACTGGCTTAAAGCAGAGCCTCCTCTTACCTTGGgatcagcctggagaggagtGTTGTACCTGATGAAGGATTTTATGACTCCGTTCCTCCCCACGGAGCTTGGTGTCATGAGGAGCTGGTTCTTCTGCACCGTGTGCAGGAACGTTTTGAACGGGCGCACCACCTGTGGGAGGAACAGCAAAGTGTGAGTGGGAGTGAGTAAAAAAGGGTCTTGGTGAGGCACTCCAGGGTTACAAGGATCTCACCTTGCTGGCTGGGAAGACTGAGGATGGGGTCTTCCTCCTGAGAGGAGAcagccctccctcctctgcctgctggtgGTCGTAGCGCTCGTCCACAGCTCTCTTGTAGCTTGGCTTCCTcctgtgacacagcacagcccatcaGGCCCAGCACACCAGGCAAATCCTCCTCATGCCTCCAAGACAGGGCTGGAAAGGGCTATAAACTATCCTGGCTTGAGAGATATTCCAgtgtggtgaggccctggcacaggttgcccaaagaagctgtagctgccccatgcctggaagtgtccatggccagattggatggggcttggagcaacctgggatagctgaaggtgtccctgcctaggcagagggtggaactggatgggctctaatgtcccttccaacacaaatcaGTCTGTCTGCCTAGGCAGAGGGTGGAACTGGACGGGCTctaatgtcccttccaacacaaatcaGTCTGTGACTCTAAGACTGTGCATGCACAGTTAGCCAATAAATGAAATCCTAAtgcaatagaaaataaaaattaaatcatagaatcatggaggCAGAGATAACTTATTTGCAGAAGTTTTATGGTCATGAACACTGAGGCCAGTGAAAAATATCCCAGCACTAAACCGTCTGGAACAGGACCACACCCTGCCCGAGACACTTCCAACCAGGACATACCTAGCACTCTGGGGTGGCTCCAGGGTCTCCCCATTCTTATTTGAGttgttttctgaaagagaaCAGTCACATAGtgagctccagcaggaaaaatcccCTCCAAGACAGGTTTGACAGCACAGAAGGGATGTAGCAGCTCAATGAACAGCAAAACCACCTGCATGAGTGGGCATGGCAGGACCTGGCTCACATGGCAccattcccacctggaaactcCAGACAAAGCAAAAGCTGCCCAAAGCTGTTTGGGTTCTGCACAACTTCAGCAA containing:
- the INCENP gene encoding inner centromere protein isoform X3 yields the protein MAAKAAPAAMGPAAAVAQMLELPAECDRRLAQFLRQVDDTNMVWLDEIYQEAVRMFVSNYSEELELMPKTPSQKRRQRRKRLSALEGEEQEPSRKRLSRRRNSSIKPSVRSSRRLQNKEDLELSRAEAKENSPPQRVTRSRAAASARTSKVVPETLPAPQAAWKDPCVEANHVGTAVPFQSSGAKLAELLPTSSESGSPKEHSVPKSPPVPTAPELVVPCTPEASQAVPELQTARAANVTVILSPAAGLEEGPGSPKEHNRAQEPSQPPRDSPGTPTRSRLSRRSVRRSLMGKSSLSRRTSLAEKYSLASKRESMIRTSTARAAGKKKAAWKRSVSCSSVDASSSVSVPEDEETVVKTGSPPASSTPSKLEGSQMSLRSHTVSKHRQLQEPKSKNNSNKNGETLEPPQSARRKPSYKRAVDERYDHQQAEEGGLSPLRRKTPSSVFPASKVVRPFKTFLHTVQKNQLLMTPSSVGRNGVIKSFIRYNTPLQADPKEKERQKLETLRKKQEAEQLRRQKLEEEKKRRLGEAKLKREERLRKVLQARERAEEIEKERKRRIEQKIALFDEKTEKVREERLAEEKIKKRVAARKMEEAEARRRQEEEARRQRALQQEEEERRRKELMQKKKEEEQERARKMAEQRQAEQERERQLAAERELERKREQERIQAEKLREQQEKAARLQKEAAAAKEQLRREMEKKEQEQQMLEEKKRQEEEQKKLSEEQKAKENARAPLLENKENSPACNSYEMTPQSRKELKVPVTSSNDYGMDLNSDDSTDDESQPRKPVPAWATGNQLSQAVIRQYYNPPDVDALFGAIPSPRLEHIFYKSKPRYFKRTSSAVWHSPPTVAAKPALGLPCGLKKP
- the INCENP gene encoding inner centromere protein isoform X1, translated to MAAKAAPAAMGPAAAVAQMLELPAECDRRLAQFLRQVDDTNMVWLDEIYQEAVRMFVSNYSEELELMPKTPSQKRRQRRKRLSALEGEEQEPSRKRLSRRRNSSIKPSVRSSRRLQNKEDLELSRAEAKENSPPQRVTRSRAAASARTSKVVPETLPAPQAAWKDPCVEANHVGTAVPFQSSGAKLAELLPTSSESGSPKEHSVPKSPPVPTAPELVVPCTPEASQAVPELQTARAANVTVILSPAAGLEEGPGSPKEHNRAQEPSQPPRDSPGTPTRSRLSRRSVRRSLMGKSSLSRRTSLAEKYSLASKRESMIRTSTARAAGKKKAAWKRSVSCSSVDASSSVSVPEDEETVVKTGSPPASSTPSKLEGSQMSLRSHTVSKHRQLQEPKSSENNSNKNGETLEPPQSARRKPSYKRAVDERYDHQQAEEGGLSPLRRKTPSSVFPASKVVRPFKTFLHTVQKNQLLMTPSSVGRNGVIKSFIRYNTPLQADPKEKERQKLETLRKKQEAEQLRRQKLEEEKKRRLGEAKLKREERLRKVLQARERAEEIEKERKRRIEQKIALFDEKTEKVREERLAEEKIKKRVAARKMEEAEARRRQEEEARRQRALQQEEEERRRKELMQKKKEEEQERARKMAEQRQAEQERERQLAAERELERKREQERIQAEKLREQQEKAARLQKEAAAAKEQLRREMEKKEQEQQMLEEKKRQEEEQKKLSEEQKAKENARAPLLENKENSPACNSYEMTPQSRKELKVPVTSSNDYGMDLNSDDSTDDESQPRKPVPAWATGNQLSQAVIRQYYNPPDVDALFGAIPSPRLEHIFYKSKPRYFKRTSSAVWHSPPTVAAKPALGLPCGLKKP
- the INCENP gene encoding inner centromere protein isoform X2, whose translation is MAAKAAPAAMGPAAAVAQMLELPAECDRRLAQFLRQVDDTNMVWLDEIYQEAVRMFVSNYSEELELMPKTPSQKRRQRRKRLSALEGEEQEPSRKRLSRRRNSSIKPSVRSSRRLQNKEDLELSRAEAKENSPPQRVTRSRAAASARTSKVVPETLPAPQAAWKDPCVEANHVGTAVPFQSSGAKLAELLPTSSESGSPKEHSVPKSPPVPTAPELVVPCTPEASQAVPELQTARAANVTVILSPAAGLEEGPGSPKEHNRAQEPSQPPRDSPGTPTRSRLSRRSVRRSLMGKSSLSRRTSLAEKYSLASKRESMIRTSTARAAGKKKAAWKRSVSCSSVDASSSVSVPEDEETVVKTGSPPASSTPSKLEGSQMSLRSHTVSKHRQLQEPKSSENNSNKNGETLEPPQSARRKPSYKRAVDERYDHQQAEEGGLSPLRRKTPSSVFPASKVVRPFKTFLHTVQKNQLLMTPSSVGRNGVIKSFIRYNTPLQADPKEKERQKLETLRKKQEAEQLRRQKLEEEKKRRLGEAKLKREERLRKVLQARERAEEIEKERKRRIEQKIALFDEKTEKVREERLAEEKIKKRVAARKMEEAEARRRQEEEARRQRALQQEEEERRRKELMQKKKEEEQERARKMAEQRQAEQERERQLAAERELERKREQERIQAEKLREQQEKAARLQKEAAAAKEQLRREMEKKEEQQMLEEKKRQEEEQKKLSEEQKAKENARAPLLENKENSPACNSYEMTPQSRKELKVPVTSSNDYGMDLNSDDSTDDESQPRKPVPAWATGNQLSQAVIRQYYNPPDVDALFGAIPSPRLEHIFYKSKPRYFKRTSSAVWHSPPTVAAKPALGLPCGLKKP